One window of the Mycobacterium sp. SVM_VP21 genome contains the following:
- a CDS encoding bifunctional nitrate reductase/sulfite reductase flavoprotein subunit alpha, which yields MVLQVETDAATGRRRVAKSSGDQSHPTNFGRLCTKGATTADLLAAPGRMESAFMRPGRDEPVEPTDVDTAITHCASRLRAIIDEHGPDAVALYVSGQMSTEAQYLANKLAKGFIGTNQIESNSRLCMASAGSGYKQSLGADGPPGSYQDFDHADVFFVIGANMADCHPILFLRMMDRVKAGAKLIVVDPRRTATAEKADLFLQIAPGTDLALLNGLLHLLVANGHLDDEFIAEYTQGWEVMPSFLEQFTPQAVAELTGIPEADIRTAAAWIGEADNWMSCWTMGLNQSTHGTWNTNAICNLHLATGAICKTGSGPFSLTGQPNAMGGREMGYMGPGLPGQRSLVCADDREFVEGIWGIPPGSLRTEVGAGTIDMFSRMADGEIKACWIICTNPVATVANRKTVLEGLERAELVIAQDAFTETETSAYADVLLPAALWSECDGVMVNSERNVTLFQQAVDPVGQSLPDWQIIARVAAEMGYAKAFDYSSAEEVFEEIKRFANPKTGYDLRGITYERLRQTPIQWPCPPESAQDRHPIRYLNDGASQTQLVREDGSVPRLAFATESGRAVFFARPHLLPDEMPDDDYPFLLNTGRLPHQWHTMTKTGKVAKLNKLNPGPFVEIHPDDAARLGIVGDDPVEIASRRGRAVLPAVITDRVRPGNCFAPFHWNDAFGEYLSINAVTNDAVDPTSQQPEYKACAVTLAKVVVESPLELEAPGMPQSGETGLDRVDTLIELFGLSGESVTTVPSFAPMERIYLSGLLTALRTEAGRSATGVPTVPANAPLEPATRMWVDGLLAGLYSRHPTPAAPSPSTRPQADGSRHESIVVLWASQTGNAEEVATRCAAHLGEAGLPVALHTMNDFPVTGLSATRQLIVVSSTTGDGDPPDNGAVLWEELSADGTLQLTDTRYAVLALGDSNYDDFCGYGRKLDTRLAELGATRILDRVDCEPDYDDAVDEWFRTLRGALSAVPTPAVDEVAAGVAVRSSREPRRYSRKNPLLTRLLRNTVLSGPGSTKEVRQLVFALPEATLSYQAGDALGVWPRNSAALVDEWLTVTGLDGTHVVELAEHGSMPLRQALVERFEIARITGDLLRLVAQRSQDHELVELLRPENKAALSDWMWGRQSVDVLAAIPIRATVEDWLGVLKPLTPRMYSISSACIDNPGEVHVTVGAVRYECRGVPRGGVCSTYLADRSDDAEIGIFVQPANHFRPPADPNAPMIMIGPGTGVAPFRGFLQQRRALGHRGRNWLFFGERNAATDFYYRDELRDMHATGFLTELDLAFSRDQPEKVYVQDLLRARGAQVWEWLQDGAHLYVCGDASQMAKEVDRAICDIAARHGLLARDAAKAHVRALSSAGRYQRDVY from the coding sequence GCCACCGGGCGCCGCCGAGTAGCCAAATCCAGCGGCGACCAATCTCATCCGACCAACTTCGGCCGGTTGTGCACCAAGGGCGCCACCACCGCCGATCTGCTCGCCGCGCCCGGCCGAATGGAGTCGGCGTTCATGCGACCCGGCCGCGACGAACCCGTCGAGCCGACCGACGTCGATACCGCCATCACCCACTGCGCCAGCCGGTTACGGGCGATCATCGACGAGCACGGGCCCGACGCCGTAGCGCTCTACGTCTCCGGGCAGATGTCCACCGAGGCGCAATACCTGGCGAACAAGCTCGCCAAGGGCTTTATCGGCACCAACCAGATCGAGTCCAACTCGCGGCTGTGTATGGCCAGCGCGGGCAGCGGCTACAAACAGTCGCTCGGCGCCGACGGGCCGCCCGGCTCCTATCAGGACTTCGACCACGCCGACGTTTTCTTCGTGATCGGCGCGAATATGGCCGACTGCCATCCGATTCTGTTCCTGCGGATGATGGACCGCGTCAAGGCCGGCGCCAAGCTGATCGTCGTCGACCCGCGCCGCACTGCCACCGCGGAGAAGGCCGACCTGTTTTTGCAGATCGCGCCCGGAACCGATCTGGCGCTGCTCAATGGGCTGCTGCACCTGCTCGTCGCGAATGGCCACCTCGACGACGAGTTCATCGCCGAGTACACCCAGGGTTGGGAGGTCATGCCCAGCTTCCTTGAGCAGTTCACACCGCAGGCGGTGGCTGAGCTCACCGGAATCCCCGAGGCGGACATCCGCACCGCCGCAGCGTGGATCGGCGAGGCGGACAACTGGATGAGCTGCTGGACAATGGGACTCAACCAGAGCACCCACGGAACCTGGAACACCAACGCCATCTGCAATCTGCACCTGGCCACCGGGGCCATCTGCAAGACCGGCAGCGGGCCGTTCTCCCTGACCGGTCAGCCCAATGCGATGGGTGGCCGGGAGATGGGCTACATGGGTCCGGGCCTACCCGGCCAGCGCAGCCTCGTCTGCGCCGACGACCGTGAATTCGTCGAGGGCATCTGGGGTATCCCGCCCGGCTCGCTGCGCACCGAGGTGGGCGCCGGCACCATCGACATGTTCTCGCGGATGGCCGATGGCGAGATCAAAGCGTGCTGGATCATCTGCACCAACCCGGTTGCGACGGTGGCGAATCGGAAGACCGTGCTGGAAGGCCTGGAACGAGCCGAGTTGGTGATCGCCCAGGATGCATTCACCGAGACCGAGACCAGCGCCTACGCCGACGTGCTGCTGCCGGCGGCGCTGTGGAGCGAGTGCGACGGAGTGATGGTCAACTCCGAGCGCAATGTCACGCTCTTTCAACAGGCGGTCGACCCGGTCGGGCAGTCGCTGCCGGACTGGCAGATCATCGCCCGCGTCGCGGCAGAAATGGGATACGCCAAGGCGTTCGACTATTCCAGCGCCGAAGAGGTGTTCGAAGAGATCAAACGATTCGCCAACCCCAAGACCGGCTACGACCTACGCGGCATCACCTACGAGCGATTGCGTCAGACGCCGATCCAGTGGCCGTGCCCGCCGGAGAGCGCCCAAGACCGTCACCCGATCCGCTACCTCAACGACGGGGCCAGTCAGACGCAGCTGGTACGCGAGGACGGCAGCGTGCCGCGGTTGGCGTTCGCGACCGAGTCCGGCCGCGCGGTCTTCTTCGCCCGCCCGCACCTGCTGCCCGACGAGATGCCCGATGACGACTATCCGTTCCTGCTCAACACCGGACGGCTGCCGCATCAGTGGCACACCATGACCAAGACCGGAAAGGTCGCCAAGCTCAACAAGCTCAACCCGGGACCGTTCGTGGAGATCCACCCCGACGACGCCGCCCGGCTGGGCATCGTCGGCGACGACCCGGTGGAGATCGCCTCGCGCCGGGGCCGGGCCGTGCTGCCGGCGGTGATCACCGACCGGGTGCGTCCGGGGAACTGCTTCGCACCGTTCCACTGGAATGACGCGTTCGGTGAGTACCTGTCGATCAACGCTGTCACCAATGACGCCGTCGACCCGACATCGCAACAGCCCGAGTACAAGGCGTGTGCGGTGACCTTGGCCAAGGTGGTTGTGGAATCGCCGCTCGAACTGGAAGCGCCCGGTATGCCTCAGTCGGGGGAGACAGGCCTGGACCGAGTGGACACCCTTATCGAATTATTCGGGCTCAGTGGGGAATCCGTGACCACGGTGCCCTCATTCGCTCCCATGGAGCGCATCTATTTGAGTGGATTGCTGACCGCACTCCGCACCGAGGCGGGGCGCAGCGCAACCGGTGTGCCGACAGTGCCGGCCAATGCCCCGCTGGAGCCGGCCACCCGAATGTGGGTCGACGGACTGCTGGCCGGGCTGTACTCCCGGCACCCCACGCCGGCGGCTCCCTCGCCGTCGACCCGACCTCAGGCCGACGGGTCGCGGCATGAGTCAATCGTGGTGTTGTGGGCCTCGCAGACCGGTAATGCCGAAGAGGTGGCGACCCGCTGTGCGGCTCACCTCGGCGAGGCCGGACTGCCGGTCGCGTTGCACACGATGAACGACTTCCCGGTGACCGGCCTGTCGGCAACCCGACAGCTGATCGTGGTCTCGAGCACCACCGGTGACGGTGACCCGCCCGACAACGGCGCTGTCTTATGGGAGGAGTTGTCCGCCGACGGGACACTACAACTCACCGATACCCGCTACGCCGTGTTGGCGCTGGGCGACTCCAACTACGACGACTTCTGTGGTTACGGGCGCAAGCTCGACACCCGGCTTGCCGAACTCGGCGCTACCCGAATCCTGGACCGTGTCGACTGCGAGCCCGATTACGACGACGCCGTGGATGAGTGGTTCAGAACGCTCCGCGGGGCCCTGAGCGCCGTGCCGACCCCGGCTGTGGACGAGGTTGCGGCCGGAGTCGCGGTCCGCTCGTCGAGGGAACCGCGTCGGTACAGTAGGAAAAATCCGCTGCTCACCCGGCTGCTGCGTAACACCGTGCTCAGCGGCCCGGGTTCGACGAAAGAGGTCCGGCAGCTGGTGTTCGCGCTTCCCGAAGCGACGCTGAGCTATCAGGCCGGTGATGCACTCGGGGTGTGGCCACGCAACAGCGCCGCGCTGGTAGACGAATGGCTGACGGTGACCGGCCTCGATGGCACCCACGTCGTCGAGCTCGCCGAGCACGGTTCGATGCCGTTGCGTCAGGCGCTGGTCGAGCGATTCGAAATCGCCCGTATCACCGGTGATTTGCTGCGGCTCGTGGCGCAGCGCAGCCAAGATCATGAGCTCGTCGAACTGTTGCGGCCGGAGAACAAGGCTGCGCTGTCGGATTGGATGTGGGGTCGTCAGTCGGTGGATGTGCTGGCCGCAATCCCGATCCGGGCCACCGTCGAAGACTGGCTTGGCGTGCTCAAACCGCTGACACCGCGGATGTACTCGATTTCGTCGGCATGCATCGACAACCCCGGCGAGGTGCACGTGACGGTAGGCGCGGTGCGCTACGAGTGTCGGGGGGTGCCGCGCGGCGGCGTCTGCTCGACATATCTGGCGGACCGAAGCGATGATGCTGAGATCGGCATATTCGTGCAGCCCGCCAACCATTTCCGGCCGCCGGCGGACCCCAATGCTCCGATGATCATGATCGGGCCGGGTACCGGCGTCGCGCCGTTCCGCGGTTTTCTGCAGCAGCGCCGCGCGCTCGGGCATCGCGGGCGCAACTGGTTGTTCTTCGGCGAACGCAATGCCGCCACGGATTTCTACTATCGCGACGAGCTCAGGGACATGCACGCCACCGGTTTTCTAACCGAACTCGATCTGGCGTTCTCCCGCGACCAGCCCGAGAAGGTCTACGTACAAGACCTGCTCCGCGCGCGCGGCGCGCAAGTGTGGGAGTGGTTGCAGGACGGCGCGCACCTCTACGTGTGCGGCGACGCCAGCCAGATGGCCAAGGAGGTCGACCGCGCGATCTGCGATATCGCCGCGCGACATGGGCTGCTCGCCCGCGACGCCGCGAAAGCCCATGTGCGGGCGCTGTCGTCCGCCGGGCGCTACCAGCGCGACGTGTACTGA
- a CDS encoding 2Fe-2S iron-sulfur cluster-binding protein: MTETIPDEPLGSHVLELQITDVVTETDDARSLVFGVPDGPDDPEIPEQRLKYSPGQFLTLRIPSDQTGSVARCYSLCSSPFTDDSLAVTVKRTADGYASNWLCDNARPGMRIHVLAPSGTFVPKSLDTDFLLLAAGSGITPMMAICKSALSQGSGKVVLVYANRDERSVIFGAALRELADKYPDRLTVVHWLESVQGLPSRAALANLAAPYTDRQVFICGPGPFMQAAREALDACKVPAEQVHLEVFKSLDSDPFAAVKIAAAPEGEQAAAPATVIVELDGEKHELEWPRHVKLLDLLLNKGLDAPFSCREGHCGACACELKKGKVTMEINDVLEPQDLAEGLILACQAHPETDSVEVTYDE; encoded by the coding sequence GTGACGGAGACCATTCCGGACGAACCACTCGGCAGTCACGTGCTGGAACTGCAGATCACCGACGTCGTCACCGAAACCGACGACGCACGCTCGCTCGTGTTCGGCGTGCCAGACGGGCCGGACGACCCGGAGATCCCCGAGCAGCGGTTGAAGTACTCGCCGGGCCAGTTCCTGACGCTGCGAATCCCCAGCGACCAGACCGGCTCGGTGGCCCGCTGCTACTCGCTGTGCAGTTCGCCGTTCACCGATGACTCGCTGGCGGTCACCGTCAAGCGGACCGCCGACGGCTACGCATCGAACTGGCTGTGCGACAACGCGCGCCCCGGCATGCGCATCCACGTGCTGGCGCCGTCAGGCACCTTTGTGCCGAAGTCCCTGGACACCGACTTTCTGCTGCTGGCCGCCGGCAGCGGGATCACCCCGATGATGGCGATCTGCAAGTCGGCGCTGTCGCAGGGCAGCGGCAAGGTGGTGCTGGTCTACGCCAACCGTGACGAGCGGTCGGTGATCTTCGGTGCCGCGCTACGCGAGCTGGCCGACAAGTACCCCGACCGGTTGACCGTCGTGCACTGGCTGGAGTCGGTGCAGGGCCTGCCGAGTCGCGCGGCACTGGCCAACCTGGCCGCCCCCTATACCGACCGCCAGGTCTTCATCTGCGGCCCCGGCCCGTTCATGCAGGCCGCCCGCGAGGCCCTGGATGCCTGCAAAGTGCCGGCCGAGCAGGTCCACCTCGAGGTGTTCAAGTCGCTGGACAGCGACCCATTCGCCGCGGTCAAGATCGCCGCCGCACCCGAAGGCGAACAGGCCGCCGCGCCGGCCACCGTCATCGTCGAGCTGGACGGCGAGAAGCATGAACTGGAGTGGCCGCGGCACGTCAAGCTGCTCGACCTGCTGCTCAACAAGGGCCTTGATGCCCCGTTCTCCTGCCGGGAGGGGCACTGCGGCGCCTGCGCCTGCGAGCTCAAGAAGGGCAAGGTCACCATGGAGATCAACGACGTGCTGGAACCCCAGGACCTCGCCGAAGGGCTGATCCTGGCCTGCCAAGCCCATCCCGAGACCGATTCGGTGGAAGTGACCTACGACGAGTGA
- a CDS encoding flavin-dependent monooxygenase, with the protein MTSIQQRDAQSVLAAIDDLLPQLRERAQETEDLRKLPDANVKALEDAGFFRLLQPEQWGGLQCDPTLFYEAVRRLASACGSTGWVAGIIGVHNWHLALFDQQAQEDVWGEDTGVRISSSYAPMGAGVVTETADGYIVNGSWNWSSGCDHATWAFLGGPVIKDGKPVDFGSFLIPISDYRIDDVWHVVGLRGTGSNTVVVKDAFVPRHRFLSYRAMNDGTAGGYQTNTAPVYKMPWGTIHPTTISTPIMGMAYGAYEAHVEHQGKRVRAAFAGEKAKDDPFAKVRIAEAASDIDAGWRQLIGNVGDEYALLSAGQEIPFELRARARRDQVRATGRAIASIDRLFEAAGATALSNDAPVQRFWRDAHAGRVHAANDPERAYMIFGNHEFGLPPGDTMV; encoded by the coding sequence GTGACGTCCATTCAACAGCGTGACGCGCAGTCGGTGTTGGCCGCCATCGACGACCTTCTGCCGCAGTTGCGCGAGCGCGCCCAGGAGACCGAAGACCTGCGCAAGCTGCCCGACGCCAACGTCAAGGCGCTTGAGGACGCCGGTTTCTTCCGGCTGCTGCAGCCCGAGCAGTGGGGCGGCCTGCAGTGCGACCCCACCCTCTTCTACGAGGCAGTGCGCCGGCTGGCCAGTGCCTGCGGCTCCACCGGTTGGGTTGCCGGCATCATCGGCGTGCACAACTGGCACCTGGCGCTGTTCGACCAGCAGGCCCAGGAAGACGTCTGGGGTGAGGACACAGGCGTCCGGATCTCGTCGTCCTACGCGCCGATGGGCGCCGGTGTGGTCACCGAAACCGCCGACGGCTACATCGTCAACGGTTCGTGGAACTGGTCGTCGGGCTGTGACCACGCCACCTGGGCGTTCCTGGGCGGTCCGGTGATCAAGGACGGCAAGCCGGTCGACTTCGGCAGCTTCCTGATCCCGATCTCCGACTACCGCATCGACGACGTCTGGCACGTGGTCGGCCTGCGCGGCACCGGCAGCAACACCGTCGTGGTCAAGGACGCCTTCGTGCCGCGGCACCGTTTCTTGTCCTACCGGGCGATGAACGACGGCACCGCCGGCGGCTACCAGACCAACACCGCGCCGGTCTACAAGATGCCGTGGGGCACCATTCACCCGACCACCATCTCGACGCCGATCATGGGCATGGCCTACGGCGCCTACGAGGCGCACGTCGAGCACCAGGGCAAGCGGGTGCGTGCGGCGTTCGCCGGCGAGAAGGCCAAGGACGACCCGTTCGCTAAGGTCCGGATCGCCGAGGCCGCCAGTGACATCGACGCCGGCTGGCGTCAGCTGATCGGCAACGTCGGCGACGAGTACGCGCTGCTGTCCGCCGGCCAGGAGATCCCGTTCGAGCTGCGGGCCCGGGCCCGGCGTGACCAGGTCCGTGCCACCGGCCGGGCCATCGCCTCCATCGACCGGCTCTTCGAGGCGGCCGGTGCCACCGCGCTGTCCAACGACGCTCCGGTGCAGCGGTTCTGGCGCGACGCGCATGCGGGTCGGGTGCACGCCGCCAACGACCCGGAGCGCGCATACATGATCTTCGGTAACCACGAGTTCGGGTTGCCGCCCGGCGACACCATGGTCTGA
- a CDS encoding VOC family protein — protein MSIRSLGYLRIQATDMAAWRDFGCKVLGMVEGSGTTEGALYLRMDEFPARLVIVPGDTDRLLVSGWECANAAGLQEIRQRLDAEGTPYKEATAAELAERSVQEMIAFDDPSGNHLEVFHGVALQHRRVVSPYGHRFVTEEQGLGHVVLSTTDDAEALHFYRDVLGFRLRDSMRLPPQMVGRPADGDPAWLRFFGCNPRHHSLAFLPMPTPTGIVHLMVEVESADDVGLCLDRAYRRKVPMAATLGRHVNDKMLSFYMKAPSGFQIEFGCEGLEVDDDDWVARESTAVSLWGHDFTVGMR, from the coding sequence ATGAGTATCCGTTCGCTGGGCTACCTGCGGATCCAGGCCACCGACATGGCGGCCTGGCGGGACTTCGGGTGCAAGGTCCTCGGCATGGTCGAGGGATCCGGTACCACCGAGGGTGCGCTGTACCTGCGGATGGACGAGTTCCCGGCCCGGCTGGTGATCGTCCCCGGGGACACCGACCGGTTGCTGGTATCCGGTTGGGAATGCGCCAATGCCGCAGGGCTGCAGGAGATTCGGCAGCGCCTGGACGCCGAGGGCACGCCCTACAAGGAAGCCACCGCCGCCGAGCTGGCCGAGCGCAGCGTCCAGGAGATGATCGCGTTCGACGACCCGTCGGGCAATCACCTGGAGGTCTTCCACGGCGTGGCGCTGCAGCATCGCCGCGTGGTCAGCCCCTACGGGCACCGGTTCGTCACCGAAGAGCAGGGCCTGGGCCACGTGGTGCTGTCGACCACCGATGACGCCGAGGCGCTGCACTTCTACCGCGACGTGCTCGGCTTCCGGTTGCGTGACTCGATGCGGCTGCCCCCGCAGATGGTCGGCCGCCCCGCCGACGGCGACCCGGCCTGGCTGCGGTTCTTCGGCTGCAACCCGCGTCACCACAGCCTGGCCTTCCTGCCCATGCCGACTCCGACCGGAATCGTGCACCTGATGGTCGAAGTGGAGAGCGCCGACGACGTCGGGCTCTGCCTGGACCGCGCCTACCGTCGCAAGGTGCCGATGGCCGCCACCCTGGGACGGCACGTCAACGACAAGATGCTGTCGTTCTACATGAAGGCGCCCAGCGGTTTTCAGATCGAATTCGGCTGCGAGGGCCTCGAGGTCGACGACGACGACTGGGTGGCCCGGGAGAGCACCGCGGTCAGCCTGTGGGGACATGACTTCACCGTGGGTATGCGGTAG
- a CDS encoding flavin reductase family protein, which yields MDPRAFRNVLGQFCTGITIITTVDDDAPVGFACQSFAALSLDPPLVLFCPTKQSRSWQAIESSGKFCVNILAEEQKDVCARFGSREPDKFAGVDWNPSPLGSPILAGSLAHIDCTVASVHDGGDHFVVFGAVQSLSDVPEVKPRPLLFYRGDYTGIEPDKTTPAHWRDDLEAFLTATTDDTWL from the coding sequence ATCGACCCGCGTGCGTTCCGCAACGTACTCGGCCAGTTCTGCACCGGCATCACGATTATCACCACCGTGGATGACGATGCGCCGGTCGGCTTTGCCTGTCAGTCGTTCGCCGCGCTGTCGCTGGACCCACCACTGGTGCTGTTCTGCCCGACCAAGCAGTCGCGGTCCTGGCAGGCCATCGAATCCAGCGGAAAGTTCTGCGTCAACATCCTGGCCGAAGAGCAGAAGGACGTCTGCGCCCGCTTCGGCTCGCGGGAACCAGACAAGTTCGCCGGGGTGGACTGGAACCCGTCCCCGCTGGGGTCGCCGATCCTGGCCGGGTCCCTGGCCCACATCGACTGCACGGTGGCCTCGGTGCACGACGGTGGCGACCACTTCGTGGTGTTCGGCGCGGTGCAGTCACTATCGGACGTCCCGGAGGTGAAGCCGCGGCCGCTGCTGTTCTATCGCGGCGACTACACCGGCATCGAGCCGGACAAGACCACTCCGGCGCACTGGCGCGACGACCTGGAGGCGTTCCTCACCGCCACCACCGACGACACCTGGCTGTAA
- a CDS encoding heme-binding protein: MAASTLTASNPAHAAPGACTAAGLANTASGVLSQAGGFLNDHPETNDVLTNAASMPPDQAKSSVQGYFIGHLDQLSTLQGIAQPLTDLKSQCGIAVSPTQLATLLETVSK; encoded by the coding sequence GTGGCCGCATCCACGCTGACGGCCAGCAACCCGGCCCACGCCGCACCCGGTGCCTGCACGGCTGCCGGGCTCGCCAACACTGCCAGCGGCGTGCTGAGCCAGGCCGGCGGATTCCTCAACGACCACCCGGAGACCAACGACGTGCTGACCAACGCGGCCAGCATGCCCCCGGACCAGGCCAAGTCTTCGGTGCAGGGTTACTTCATCGGGCACCTCGACCAGCTGTCGACGCTGCAGGGCATCGCCCAGCCGCTCACCGACCTGAAGAGCCAGTGCGGGATCGCGGTCTCGCCGACCCAGCTGGCCACGCTGCTGGAGACCGTCAGCAAGTAG
- a CDS encoding pyridoxal phosphate-dependent aminotransferase, protein MTHRLDRTALRAGIPPFHVMDVWLAAAERQRSHGDLVNLSAGQPSVGAPEPVRAAAAAALQANELGYTVALGIPELRSAIAGSYADRYGLSVDPDDVVVTTGSSGGFLLAFLACFDAGDRVAIASPGYPCYRNILTALGCEVIEIPCGPETRFQPTAAALTALAETGPLAGVIVASPANPTGTVMEPAELAAIAAWCDAAGVRLISDEVYHGLVYEGAPQTSCAWETSRNAVVANSFSKYFAMTGWRLGWLLVPPALRRAVDCLTGNFTICPPVLAQYAAVAAFTPEAIVESDGHLRHYAANRELLLGGLRSMGIDRLAPTDGAFYVYADLAAHTDDSLAFCARLLADTGLALTPGVDFDTERGNTYVRLSFAGPTADIEEALRRLRGWLPLR, encoded by the coding sequence ATGACCCACCGTCTCGACCGCACGGCGCTGCGCGCCGGCATTCCGCCATTCCACGTGATGGACGTGTGGCTGGCCGCCGCCGAACGCCAGCGCAGCCATGGCGACTTGGTGAACCTGTCGGCCGGCCAGCCCAGTGTGGGAGCCCCCGAACCGGTGCGCGCCGCAGCGGCCGCGGCGCTGCAGGCCAACGAACTGGGCTACACCGTCGCGCTGGGCATCCCGGAGCTGCGCTCGGCCATTGCCGGCTCGTACGCCGATCGCTACGGCCTGTCCGTCGACCCCGACGACGTGGTGGTGACCACCGGCTCGTCGGGCGGATTCCTGCTGGCCTTTTTGGCCTGTTTCGACGCCGGCGACCGGGTGGCAATCGCCAGCCCCGGCTATCCCTGCTACCGCAACATCCTGACCGCCCTGGGCTGCGAGGTGATCGAGATCCCGTGCGGACCCGAGACCCGCTTCCAGCCCACCGCAGCGGCGCTCACAGCGCTCGCTGAAACCGGGCCGTTGGCCGGGGTGATCGTCGCCAGCCCGGCCAATCCGACCGGCACCGTCATGGAGCCGGCGGAACTGGCCGCGATCGCCGCCTGGTGCGACGCCGCCGGGGTGCGACTGATCAGCGACGAGGTGTATCACGGCCTGGTCTACGAGGGCGCCCCGCAGACCAGCTGTGCATGGGAGACCTCACGAAACGCGGTGGTGGCCAACAGCTTCTCGAAGTACTTTGCGATGACCGGCTGGCGGTTGGGCTGGCTGCTGGTGCCGCCGGCACTGCGCCGCGCGGTGGACTGCCTGACCGGCAACTTCACCATCTGCCCTCCGGTACTGGCCCAATACGCGGCGGTCGCCGCGTTCACGCCGGAGGCGATCGTCGAATCCGATGGCCACCTGCGGCACTACGCCGCCAACCGGGAGCTGCTGCTGGGCGGCCTGCGGAGCATGGGCATCGATCGGTTGGCGCCCACCGACGGGGCGTTCTATGTCTATGCCGACCTCGCAGCGCACACCGACGATTCGCTGGCATTCTGCGCGCGCCTGTTGGCCGACACCGGTCTTGCGCTGACCCCGGGAGTCGACTTCGACACCGAACGCGGCAACACCTACGTCCGGCTGTCGTTCGCCGGCCCCACCGCCGACATCGAGGAAGCATTGCGCCGACTCCGCGGTTGGCTGCCACTCCGGTAG
- a CDS encoding prolyl oligopeptidase family serine peptidase — protein MSAARRLAAASLSAGLVALALAASAAADPGPRWSGLDARAYGGPIPAEGELITSVPLDPALSVTGAAQAFRILYATPDQHARPAVSTAAVFVPHGAPPAGGWPVIAWAHGTVGLGDDCTPSARPRSARDDEYLSHWLDQGYAVVGTDYVGLGTPGLMSYLNSATEAHSVIDSVRAVHQMDLPLSPKWAIVGQSQGGGAAINSAWWADRLTAGTGLDYRGVVATGTPANIERLVMEAGPDLPPQQVPAAAISYTAFILAALREAHPDIPVDRVLTPRGRELADRAETVCKPELDKQVAGTTLNELFSAPVASLDGIGAALDGYMGTPTDGYDRPIFLGHGLRDADVPPRSSQTLYQQLIDNHQNVQLHIYPDQDHSGTVLASMPDSTRFLQQLMTG, from the coding sequence GTGAGCGCGGCACGCCGCTTGGCTGCCGCCTCGCTGTCAGCTGGGCTGGTCGCCCTGGCGCTGGCCGCATCGGCGGCCGCTGACCCGGGGCCGCGGTGGTCCGGACTGGACGCGCGCGCGTATGGCGGTCCCATTCCCGCCGAGGGCGAGCTGATCACCTCGGTACCGCTCGACCCGGCTTTGTCAGTGACCGGCGCCGCCCAAGCATTCCGGATCCTCTACGCCACGCCTGACCAGCACGCCCGGCCCGCAGTGAGCACCGCCGCGGTCTTCGTTCCGCATGGTGCGCCCCCGGCGGGGGGATGGCCGGTGATCGCGTGGGCACACGGCACCGTCGGTCTCGGCGACGACTGCACCCCGTCGGCTCGGCCACGCAGCGCCCGCGACGACGAATACCTGTCGCACTGGCTGGACCAGGGCTACGCGGTGGTCGGCACCGACTACGTCGGGCTCGGCACGCCGGGGCTGATGAGCTACCTCAACAGCGCCACCGAAGCGCACTCGGTGATCGACTCCGTGCGCGCCGTCCACCAGATGGATCTGCCGCTGTCCCCCAAGTGGGCGATCGTCGGCCAGTCGCAGGGCGGCGGCGCGGCGATCAACAGTGCCTGGTGGGCCGACAGGCTCACCGCCGGCACCGGCCTGGACTATCGCGGGGTGGTCGCCACCGGGACTCCGGCCAACATCGAGCGATTGGTCATGGAGGCCGGGCCCGACCTGCCGCCACAGCAGGTACCTGCCGCGGCGATCAGCTATACCGCGTTCATCCTGGCCGCCCTACGCGAAGCGCATCCCGATATTCCCGTCGACCGCGTGCTGACTCCGCGCGGGCGTGAGCTGGCGGACCGGGCGGAAACGGTGTGCAAACCGGAGCTGGACAAACAGGTGGCGGGAACCACACTCAACGAGCTCTTCAGCGCACCGGTGGCGTCACTGGACGGCATCGGCGCCGCGCTCGACGGCTATATGGGCACCCCGACCGACGGATATGACCGGCCGATCTTTCTCGGACACGGCCTGCGCGACGCCGACGTGCCGCCCCGCTCCAGTCAGACGCTGTATCAGCAGCTGATCGACAATCACCAGAATGTGCAGCTGCACATCTATCCCGACCAGGACCATTCCGGCACGGTGCTCGCCTCCATGCCGGACTCCACCCGGTTCCTCCAGCAACTGATGACAGGGTGA